Proteins from one Sabethes cyaneus chromosome 2, idSabCyanKW18_F2, whole genome shotgun sequence genomic window:
- the LOC128735115 gene encoding centriole and centriolar satellite protein OFD1, producing the protein MDDQNEFIDLDRITNSEFREQIKTWIEERGIHESLQLQMKKDLIDQISRTALGRKMSLKLQTHQGIMLSPLVLVLNTLVAEFLYTQNCHFSLSVFSNEVPFKNTLPDFTKSGHFRLSRIELQEIFEALGIVHSSELIEKYESKPKQSGKSLLYIIFKSMLASVRSSEEKIKRLNKAETEKDATKSLLDGFGVDKLHRNVEKLLHKVKLVSKNIERFELLKDSENHGEDNRDEQTESLRICTENVQKLVGRLESCSKVFETLIEKLKEQTEQPKVAEQTEKASKPEEKVQTPGPKSYTDFLNELKNSEHGKKYVAKLQKQILKLMDKEKALLEAKYAEKIHRAELEYKSKLEDLMTERIREVSVPVEIRHSPKPTNKTSESDESALYMKKIDEKLNRLYQHEKNVDEKLVTLKNDLHQQEIRQSQYFKSLKAAETKEKKLAVLQDVERQLLATFEDETQTIVRNAKATIQQLESESDKINRSFQNYLQKQREDKRKLNNEKVQIWQKYNDEKLELNQRELLELNDHSREVPIVQEVRPTLHDGDLAYRGYFENPFKNFDPHKYLKKATTSTVHDFPKYSRAIDVGINTSFAQNRPAAQEIIVEVEKQSSVTHRKNPENIATDIGGRPQSRDVFSKLASNGTTGSDYNLIDLVPVEPSQAQSKLSELLAKDTNNLKKSIEENLQKLDQMSKTYSKGTSSSNSADKLETYTVKLTIEPPETVDKSLDESSSGPELKGLSDGELTSPQRTGQIPILDNTRELLAITKETFSDFIIDADEKSSNNVEKEKPVEIFSLGSLSDLDLSGDSGSNPNRIFTETAGDSSNDILEQISTGKRSLSEHSWS; encoded by the exons ATGGACGACCAGAACGAATTTATAGATTTAGACCGTATTACAAACTCTGAGTTCCGAGAGCAAATCAAAACGTGGATCGAAGAGCGCGGAATACACGAAAGCCTACAGTTGCAGATGAAAAAGGATCTAATCGACCAAATTAGTCGCACCGCTTTGG GTCGAAAGATGTCCCTAAAGCTGCAAACCCATCAAGGTATTATGCTGTCGCCGCTTGTTCTGGTGCTGAACACTCTAGTAGCCGAGTTCTTGTACACCCAAAACTGCCACTTTTCGCTGTCGGTGTTCAGCAATGAGGTGCCATTCAAAAACACGCTGCCCGATTTTACAAAATCTGGCCATTTTCGATTGAGTCGCATCGAGCTGCAGGAGATTTTCGAGGCTCTTGGAATTGTACATTCCAGCGAGTTGATCGAAAAGTATGAATCGAAACCAAAACAATCGGGCAAATCGCTGCTGTATATTATCTTTAAATCAATGCTCGCCTCAGTTAGAAGCTCTGAGGAGAAAATCAAGCGACTGAATAAAGCGGAAACGGAAAAAGATGCGACCAAATCGTTGCTGGATGGCTTTGGAGTGGATAAACTGCACAGGAATGTGGAGAAATTATTGCATAAAGTAAAACTTGTAAGTAAAAATATCGAGCGATTTGAATTGTTAAAAGATAGTGAAAATCACGGGGAAGATAATCGTGACGAGCAGACCGAATCGTTGAGAATTTGTACGGAGAACGTACAAAAATTAGTCGGTAGATTGGAGAGTTGTTCGAAAGTTTTTGAAACTTTAATAGAAAAGCTGAAAGAGCAAACGGAACAACCGAAAGTGGCCGAGCAAACCGAGAAAGCATCAAAACCAGAAGAGAAGGTGCAAACACCAGGTCCCAAATCATACACAGATTTCTTAAATGAACTGAAAAATAGTGAACATGGGAAGAAATACGTGGCAAAGTTGCAAAAACAAATACTTAAATTGATGGATAAAGAAAAGGCTTTGCTAGAGGCAAAATATGCGGAAAAAATTCACCGTGCTGAGTTGGAATACAAATCAAAGTTGGAGGACCTAATGACTGAGAGAATTCGAGAGGTGTCGGTTCCGGTCGAAATCCGACATTCACCTAAACCGACAAACAAGACCAGCGAAAGCGACGAAAGTGCACTTTATATGAAAAAGATAGATGAGAAATTGAACAGACTCTATCAGCATGAAAAGAATGTGGACGAAAAGCTGGTCACATTAAAAAATGACTTGCATCAGCAGGAAATCAGACAAAGTCAATACTTTAAGTCGTTAAAAGCAGCCGAAACAAAGGAAAAGAAGCTGGCAGTTCTTCAGGATGTGGAACGGCAATTACTGGCAACGTTCGAGGATGAGACTCAAACGATTGTACGCAACGCCAAAGCAACCATCCAACAGCTGGAGAGTGAGAGTGACAAAATAAACCGTTCCTTTCAGAACTACCTGCAGAAACAACGTGAGGATAAACGAAAATTGAACAATGAAAAAGTACAAATCTGGCAGAAATATAACGACGAGAAGTTAGAACTGAACCAACGTGAACTACTGGAATTGAATGATCATTCACGAGAAGTTCCCATTGTCCAAGAAGTACGTCCAACATTACATGATGGTGATCTCGCATATAGAGGCTATTTTGAAAATCCGtttaaaaattttgatcccCACAAATATCTGAAAAAAGCGACGACCAGTACGGTGCATGATTTTCCCAAATATAGCAGAGCTATCGATGTTGGAATAAATACTTCTTTTGCACAAAATAGACCTGCAGCACAGGAAATTATAGTGGAAGTAGAAAAACAATCTTCtgttactcatagaaaaaatccggaaaatatagCGACCGATATTGGTGGCAGACCACAATCTAGAGATGTTTTCTCTAAACTGGCTTCAAATGGCACCACAGGTTCGGATTATAATTTAATCGATTTAGTACCCGTTGAACCCTCTCAGGCACAATCTAAACTGAGCGAGCTACTCGCAAAAGACACAAACAATCTGAAGAAAAGTATTGAAGAAAACTTGCAGAAGTTAGATCAAATGAGTAAAACTTATTCCAAAGGAACATCGTCCAGTAACTCGGCAGACAAGCTGGAAACGTACACTGTAAAACTTACTATCGAACCACCAGAAACGGTAGATAAAAGCCTGGACGAATCGTCGAGCGGTCCCGAATTGAAAGGTTTATCCGACGGAGAATTAACTAGTCCACAACGTACCGGTCAAATTCCCATTCTTGACAACACTCGTGAATTATTGGCAATTACTAAAGAAACATTTTCGGATTTCATCATTGATGCCGATGAAAAAAGTTCCAACAATgtggaaaaagaaaaaccggTTGAAATATTCTCGCTTGGATCGCTAAGTGATTTGGATTTGAGTGGTGATAGTGGTTCGAATCCGAACAGGATATTTACGGAAACCGCTGGCGATAGTTCAAATGATATACTTGAACAAATTTCAACTGGAAAACGATCACTGTCCGAACATAGCTGGagttaa
- the LOC128737812 gene encoding cytochrome c oxidase assembly factor 5, which yields MMRYEGSEELADKTACAKVRADLKMCLLESDCCKKEHQLPRDCLKRTDASVPDECHALRTTFFECKRSLLDNRQRFRGRKGY from the exons ATGATGCGATACGAAGGAAGCGAGGAGCTGGCGGATAAAACTGCTTGCGCTAAAGTACGGGCTGACCTTAAAATGTGTCTCTTGGAGAGTGATTGCTGCAAAAAG GAACACCAATTACCCCGTGACTGTCTCAAACGAACGGATGCGTCCGTTCCGGATGAATGCCATGCCCTTCGAACGACGTTCTTCGAGTGCAAGCGATCGCTG TTGGACAATCGGCAACGTTTTCGCGGACGGAAAGGCTATTAA
- the LOC128737477 gene encoding probable cysteine--tRNA ligase, mitochondrial — protein sequence MAKIITHLRHTRPFCSKPTYDAAPRIYSCKTKSKIPLQLPTAPAQATFYTCGPTVYDSAHIGHASCYVRVDILQRILRHHFRANLVTAMNITDIDDKIIRRATERGRPWQEISRHYEQEFWTDLARLNVRAPDIVLRVTDHIPAIVAFIDKLLSSGYAYRSTDNSVYFETSKYPQYGKLQNIPSEDGPVESKKNAADFALWKASKPGEPFWESPFGPGRPGWHIECSTLATQIFGSKLDFHAGGLDLRFPHHENEEAQSCCYHQVQDWVSYWIHTGQLHLEGQTHKMSKSLKNTINIGQLLAEHSADEFRMLCLLSHYRSVIEYGAETMTIATNVLKKLRSFFEDSRAYVVGIKPATSIDAVLLQTKLAEVNEKVDEFLGNDFNTASVVTSLGDLASIVNRSINQKIESELVTASESGAVQGVRNYIGDKLAMFGLQSFADDSAVTTADEAGKTAEQLIEALVKIRGSVRNKAMESKDRTLFEICDQMRDQLKELNVEVKDHGKLTSWSYVKR from the exons ATGGCT AAAATTATAACGCATTTACGACACACAAGGCCATTCTGCTCAAAACCAACCTACGATGCAGCACCTCGAATTTACTCctgtaaaactaagagcaaaatccCTCTACAACTGCCAACCGCTCCTGCCCAGGCCACGTTCTACACTTGCGGTCCAACCGTGTACGACTCGGCGCACATTGGCCACGCTAGCTGCTACGTGCGAGTCGATATACTGCAACGTATCCTGAGGCATCACTTTCGTGCGAATCTCGTGACAGCAATGAACATCACCGACATCGATGATAAAATCATCCGACGGGCCACTGAACGTGGCCGCCCTTGGCAGGAAATCTCTCGCCATTACGAGCAGGAGTTTTGGACAGACCTCGCTCGGTTGAATGTCCGTGCGCCAGACATCGTTCTGCGTGTCACCGATCATATTCCAGCTATAGTCGCATTTATCGATAAACTACTGTCCAGCGGTTATGCGTACCGATCCACCGACAACTCAGTGTACTTCGAAACATCGAAATACCCACAGTATGGGAAATTACAAAACATCCCCTCGGAAGACGGCCCGGTCGAGAGTAAGAAAAATGCCGCCGATTTTGCCCTGTGGAAAGCGTCAAAGCCAGGGGAACCATTTTGGGAATCCCCGTTCGGCCCGGGTCGCCCTGGATGGCACATCGAGTGTTCAACCCTGGCAACGCAAATTTTTGGAAGCAAACTTGATTTTCATGCGGGCGGTTTGGATCTACGGTTTCCCCATCACGAGAACGAGGAAGCACAAAGTTGCTGCTACCACCAGGTCCAGGATTGGGTTAGCTATTGGATTCACACCGGTCAACTGCATCTGGAAGGCCAAACTCACAAGATGTCTAAATCACTGAAAAATACTATCAACATTGGGCAGCTACTAGCTGAGCATTCCGCAGACGAGTTCCGAATGCTCTGCCTTCTTTCGCACTACCGCAGCGTGATTGAGTATGGCGCGGAAACAATGACGATTGCGACGAATGTACTAAAAAAGTTACGATCGTTTTTCGAAGATTCCAGGGCATATGTAGTGGGAATAAAGCCAGCAACCTCCATCGATGCCGTATTGCTGCAGACAAAACTCGCCGAAGTGAACGAAAAAGTAGATGAATTTCTGGGGAATGATTTCAACACTGCCAGCGTGGTAACAAGCCTGGGAGATTTGGCGTCCATTGTTAATAGGTCGATCAACCAAAAGATCGAGTCCGAGCTTGTGACTGCATCCGAAAGCGGAGCCGTGCAAGGTGTAAGGAACTATATCGGCGATAAACTTGCTATGTTTGGATTGCAGTCGTTTGCCGATGACTCAGCAGTGACGACTGCGGATGAAGCCGGCAAAACTGCGGAGCAGTTGATCGAAGCCCTGGTAAAGATTCGAGGAAGCGTGCGAAACAAAGCAATGGAAAGTAAAGATCGTACTTTGTTTGAGATTTGCGACCAGATGAGAGATCAACTGAAGGAGCTGAACGTCGAGGTTAAAGATCATGGAAAACTAACCTCGTGGAGTTATGTTAAACGGTGA
- the LOC128738936 gene encoding proteasome-associated protein ECM29 homolog, with protein MASNPAEELELLERVLLRLGCADTDEQLQNTVNKFLTPVLIKITSPHEGVRKKVMEILTHINKRLKSRNQIQIPLGPLLQQYQQSSSSFLINFAIIYITMGFPRMTVEEQTEMAPQLLNCLEGKPEPHQDKILMLVMPLLGEIKIPENPENRSELLGLSGKPHTKLQFLSILMDLLLLPYGTIPDREVPPGMSSYTFKRVTSEHLKAEELEQLKKGIVRILCAGIFSETETLAHLIVASADTRFSVATPAIVELNKICSSLDWTDPKLSAPLYTLFSGNGSKIPDRKTSPVSTRVRQKLFQHLLKCRGNGIITAKGIQIIFEALFGENTNQKCKVLALQFAEKLITNGQPDLINKLSKVLLTGISKLIGIGSEEVNEVQNAAYNALAQLAIVCPATVNHDVQLVASYFDHLSQGPVELHSAIRDALVALAQAFDWRKQPKGSEPQEEKDRAMLAGGRFVPNSNQILLLGLLGEKAESKLTIVQNVASVFLTTCFPDFYVPSRYLLLIICGESSQLREMMTTYLYGVSKKDHLNYGSILSYENYKEEEADHPEKPNPFSATNEPKRIVLPCFRDMVEYVAAKSERKTATIIDRPGYGKVKLPYNFDTYIEILDYLRLCLLFNAGVDTDPSEDKEMLKLTGFLQKFAADSANEEIIRKYNELIRKLVIVRKGTTELTCLFDLVNGIPEVLAKDNKDLLGTLGSSLKEISEPTRALIAKVYGVLLAYNSDESELETQIKELLALTNKSLENRHGSILAAANAIHRKLILTPELQDWKIFKDLVSLLIALLNDQQSLLQSASIKSLSLIGSTSKLPLAASADESADEPMDTNQSDQQPNTKTSLFKALLTLLQSAHTKAKIREDVAHCLGYLAVGDSEFFAKRLLEAMLGLLKMSKDPALNIAMGQALVYTLQGLSSGTRQADRDTAGNVSDELLSWFLIELVRKVNEPHAYLKQTCAIWLLAIVKNCSKRKPVGDNRQILQLAFTDLLSEDNELVQDVASRGLGIVYSISSNDNQEELSNLLLDQLVGGRRQVQKVTEDTKLFEEGMLGKAPTGGNLTTYKELCSLASDLNQPEMIYQFMQLANHNATWNSKLGAAFGLQSISKSAKLKMEPYLGKIVPRLFRYKYDPTPKIQNSMISIWDSVVSDSKATVELYYWDILEDVSRNLTSPEWRTRIACCLAVRDLIKRHAGLKLRSEELPAKKTADAESVEPMEVDEKAVPEPELVLLWSQLFRVMDDIHEGTRLAADGTAAALSKVCVVAASSDRSKSGLGVSSSIIPLFLETGVTHTVPEIRKLSIKTLSDLIDSAGALILPHLTSLVPCLLRATGELDSAKLSYISTMMAGQSGTQEVVDSMRAEAAKQHYTMETLSKCIRHIDFATLEKMTPAVLDVLKTGVNLGTKVACAHFICLISIQLGSEMQPLTSKYLGVCFSGLSDRNATVRKYFASAIGHLMGTAKEQSIVRLFAKLQELYFEQPSNRAVPLTIQSINKRHQEVLKDYSSNVLPLMFFAMHEEVTDDNKSTNELWQELWHEINTGDAGLRMNLPTILEILESKLNDPSWLLKAQAGNAIGTLATKLSSNLNDEVRLKLIDLILANIAGRTFHGKEKLLQALASLCKNLKKDTNHYTRIIDAVMKECRKEEPVYRTHALKSLGNILDELKEDRFEEVYNMVWYLLDKQDLSDDDKDDKEVVSSDEKNKQMLIFVNLKETVCETLGKAWPEHSMETQERYQVRFVQKCVQCLKLNTRQVQICLLQSLGRFLERLHLLKKEPASPEVEGNKEKKAKVEAESSDAVLEDICKTVLSAIVEVAGIPHTGLKKEALNIMLILINKLKAKDSSSQAGSELAMVRHTFEQISTLLQKDAAPEIKCRLKDIEDKLK; from the exons ATGGCTTCGAATCCCGCGGAAGAATTAG AACTTCTCGAGCGTGTCCTGCTTCGGTTGGGATGTGCCGATACGGACGAACAGCTGCAGAACACCGTGAACAAGTTTCTGACACCGGTGCTGATCAAAATTACGTCACCGCACGAGGGTGTCCGGAAGAAGGTGATGGAAATTCTGACTCACATCAACAAGCGTCTGAAGTCTCGGAATCAGATCCAGATTCCGCTCGGTCCGCTGCTGCAACAGTATCAGCAGTCCAGTTCGTCGTTTTTGATC AATTTTGCCATTATCTATATTACGATGGGCTTCCCTCGTATGACGGTAGAAGAGCAAACCGAAATGGCTCCGCAGCTTTTGAATTGCTTAGAAGGAAAACCAGAACCCCATCAAGACAA AATTCTAATGCTGGTTATGCCGCTGCTAGGGGAAATAAAAATtcccgaaaatccggaaaacCGATCGGAGTTGTTGGGTTTGTCCGGCAAGCCGCACACCAAGCTGCAATTTCTGTCTATTTTGATGGATCTGCTGCTGTTACCCTACGGGACCATCCCGGACCGGGAAGTTCCTCCTGGGATGAGCAGTTACACTTTCAAGCGGGTTACCAGTGAACATTTGAAGGCGGAGGAGCTGGAGCAGCTCAAGAAGGGTATTGTTCGTATTCTTTGCGCTGGTATTTTCTCCGAGACGGAAACGTTAGCCCATCTGATTGTGGCATCGGCGGACACGCGCTTTTCTGTCGCTACACCGGCTATTGTGGAGCTGAATAAGATTTGCTC GTcacttgattggacagatccaAAGTTGTCAGCACCATTGTATACGTTGTTCTCCGGCAATGGTTCTAAGATTCCGGATCGCAAAACCAGCCCTGTGAGCACCAGAGTTCGTCAAAAATTGTTTCAGCATCTGTTGAAATGTCGAGGCAATGGAATTATCACCGCTAAAggaattcaaattatttttgaagccCTTTTCGGTGAGAATACGAATCAGAAGTGCAAAGTACTTGCTCTGCAGTTTGCTGAAAAGTTAATCACGAA TGGCCAACCGGATTTGATAAATAAACTATCGAAGGTTCTGTTAACTGGGATCTCCAAGTTGATCGGTATTGGTTCGGAGGAAGTTAACGAGGTTCAAAATGCGGCGTATAATGCACTGGCACAGTTAGCCATAGTTTGTCCAGCAACGGTCAATCACGATGTCCAGCTGGTTGCGTCGTATTTTGATCATTTGTCGCAGGGTCCTGTTGAACTGCACTCAGCAATTAGAGATGCTTTGGTGGCTTTGGCACAGGCATTCGATTGGCGAAAGCAACCCAAAGGAAGCGAACCTCAAGAAGAGAAAGATCGTGCTATGCTGGCAGGCGGACGATTTGTTCCGAATTCGAATCAAATTTTGTTGCTCGGTTTGTTGGGCGAAAAGGCTGAATCCAAGTTGACCATAGTTCAGAATGTGGCATCAGTATTCTTAACAACTTGCTTCCCGGACTTTTACGTACCATCCAGATACTTGCTGCTAATTATTTGTGGTGAAAGTTCTCAATTAAGAGAAATGATGACCACCTATCTGTATGGAGTATCGAAAAAAGATCATCTAAACTATGGGTCTATTCTATCATACGAAAACTACAAAGAGGAGGAAGCTGATCATCCAGAAAAACCGAATCCGTTTTCGGCTACCAACGAACCAAAGCGAATTGTATTGCCATGCTTCCGTGACATGGTCGAATATGTGGCTGCCAAATCGGAACGTAAGACTGCAACGATCATAGATCGTCCGGGATATGGTAAAGTAAAACTACCGTACAATTTCGATACCTAtatagagattttagattatctACGACTGTGTCTTCTGTTCAACGCTGGTGTAGATACTGACCCCAGCGAGGACAAGGAAATGctcaaattgactggatttctgCAGAAATTCGCTGCTGACAGTGCCAACGAAGAGATTATTCGAAAATATAACGAGTTGATCCGCAAATTGGTTATTGTTCGCAAAGGTACCACCGAGCTAACCTGCCTGTTTGATCTGGTGAACGGCATACCGGAGGTTTTAGCGAAGGACAACAAAGATCTCCTCGGTACGCTGGGATCGTCTTTGAAGGAAATTTCCGAACCAACTCGGGCTCTGATCGCAAAAGTTTACGGAGTTTTGCTAGCGTACAACAGTGATGAGAGCGAGCTGGAAACGCAAATTAAAGAGCTGCTGGCTCTCACCAATAAGTCTCTGGAGAATCGTCATGGATCAATCCTAGCGGCAGCCAACGCGATCCACCGCAAGCTAATTCTCACCCCCGAGTTGCAggattggaaaatcttcaaaGATCTAGTTTCACTTCTAATCGCTCTGCTAAACGACCAGCAATCGCTACTGCAATCGGCTTCGATTAAAAGTCTGAGTCTAATTGGATCCACCTCTAAGCTGCCACTTGCTGCTTCCGCTGACGAGTCTGCTGACGAACCAATGGATACCAATCAAAGTGATCAGCAGCCGAACACAAAAACCAGCCTGTTTAAAGCCCTGCTAACCCTACTTCAGAGTGCTCACACGAAAGCCAAAATCCGCGAGGATGTGGCGCACTGTTTGGGATATCTGGCCGTGGGGGATTCGGAGTTTTTTGCAAAACGACTCCTGGAAGCCATGCTCGGATTACTGAAAATGAGTAAGGATCCGGCTTTGAATATTGCCATGGGACAAGCTTTGGTTTACACTCTACAGGGCTTGTCGAGTGGCACGAGGCAAGCCGACCGGGACACGGCCGGGAATGTCAGTGACGAACTGCTCAGTTGGTTTTTGATTGAGTTGGTTCGCAAGGTTAACGAACCGCACGCCTATCTGAAGCAGACCTGTGCCATTTGGCTGTTGGCGATTGTGAAGAACTGCAGCAAGCGTAAACCGGTGGGCGATAATCGACAGATTCTTCAATTGGCTTTCACGGATTTGCTCTCGGAGGACAATG aACTCGTACAAGACGTAGCCTCCCGTGGTTTGGGAATAGTTTACTCCATCTCTAGTAATGATAATCAGGAGGAACTGTCCAATCTGTTGCTGGATCAACTGGTGGGTGGGCGACGGCAGGTACAGAAGGTTACCGAAGATACAAAGTTGTTTGAGGAAGGAATGCTTGGGAAAGCTCCCACTGG GGGCAACCTCACCACCTACAAGGAACTGTGCAGCCTCgcatcggatttgaaccaaccGGAAATGATCTATCAATTCATGCAGCTGGCCAACCATAACGCCACCTGGAACAGCAAGCTGGGAGCAGCCTTCGGGCTGCAATCGATTTCCAAGTCGGCCAAGCTAAAGATGGAACCATACCTGGGCAAGATTGTGCCGCGTCTGTTCCGCTACAAGTACGATCCGACTCCGAAGATACAGAATTCGATGATCTCCATTTGGGACTCGGTGGTTAGCGATAGCAAGGCGACGGTTGAGCTGTACTATTGGGACATTTTGGAGGATGTTAGTCGGAATTTGACCTCTCCGGAGTGGAGAACACGCATCGCGTGCTGTTTGGCTGTGCGTGACTTGATTAAGCGACACGCTGGGCTAAAGCTACGCTCAGAGGAGCTTCCAGCGAAGAAGACTGCCGATGCGGAGTCGGTAGAACCCATGGAAGTAGATGAGAAAGCAGTTCCGGAGCCGGAATTGGTTCTCCTATGGAGTCAGCTCTTTCGAGTGATGGACGATATTCACGAGGGCACTCGATTAGCAGCCGATGGCACGGCAGCTGCTCTCAGTAAAGTGTGTGTGGTTGCTGCCTCTAGCGACCGGAGCAAATCGGGATTGGGTGTGTCTAGCTCAATTATTCCACTGTTCTTGGAGACCGGAGTTACGCACACCGTACCGGAGATTAGAAAACTAAGCATTAAAACACTTTCGGATTTGATTGACTCAGCTGGAGCACTTATTTTGCCTCACTTAACCAGTTTGGTACCATGCTTGTTGCGTGCCACTGGTGAGCTGGACTCAGCGAAGTTGTCCTACATCTCGACAATGATGGCCGGTCAGAGTGGCACGCAGGAGGTAGTGGATTCGATGAGAGCAGAGGCTGCCAAACAACACTACACCATGGAAACTTTGTCGAAATGCATAAGACACATTGATTTCGCGACTTTGGAAAAGATGACACCCGCGGTGTTGGATGTACTTAAAACTGGCGTTAATTTGGGAACGAAAGTGGCTTGTGCTCATTTCATTTGTCTGATCAGCATCCAACTTGGGTCGGAAATGCAGCCACTGACAAGCAAGTACTTGGGCGTTTGTTTCAGCGGATTGTCCGATCGTAATGCTACGGTGCGAAAGTATTTTGCTTCGGCCATTGGACATCTGATGGGAACGGCCAAAGAACAGTCGATCGTTCGGCTGTTTGCCAAACTGCAGGAGCTGTATTTCGAGCAGCCATCTAATCGTGCGGTTCCACTAACGATTCAATCAATCAACAAGCGACATCAGGAGGTTCTGAAGGATTATTCTTCCAACGTTTTGCCGCTGATGTTTTTCGCGATGCACGAAGAGGTGACGGATGATAACAAATCCACTAACGAGCTGTGGCAGGAATTGTGGCATGAAATAAACACCGGCGATGCTGGGTTACGCATGAACTTGCCAACAATTTTGGAAATTCTAGAAAGTAAGCTCAATGATCCTTCCTGGCTGTTGAAGGCACAGGCAGGTAACGCAATCGGTACGTTAGCTACTAAGCTAAGCTCAAATCTTAATGATGAAGTAAGACTAAAGTTGATTGATTTGATCCTGGCCAACATAGCTGGCAGGACTTTTCATGGAAAAGAGAAACTTTTGCAAGCGTTGGCGAGTTTGTGTAAGAACCTGAAGAAAGACACTAATCACTACACTCGAATCATAGACGCTGTGATGAAAGAGTGCCGCAAAGAAGAGCCAGTCTATCGGACCCATGCACTGAAATCTTTGGGTAACATTTTGGACGAGCTGAAGGAAGATCGATTCGAGGAAGTTTACAATATGGTTTGGTACCTGCTGGATAAGCAGGACCTCTCGGATGACGATAAGGATGAcaaggaggtggtgtcgtcggACGAGAAGAACAAGCAGATGTTGATTTTTGTCAACCTGAAAGAGACGGTTTGCGAAACGCTGGGAAAGGCATGGCCTGAGCACTCGATGGAAACGCAAGAGCGCTATCAGGTTCGATTCGTTCAAAAGTGCGTACAGTGCTTGAAGCTGAACACCCGGCAGGTACAGATATGTCTGCTGCAGTCGCTGGGAAGATTCCTGGAACGGCTACATCTGTTAAAAAAGGAACCGGCATCGCCGGAGGTGGAAGGAAATAAGGAGAAAAAGGCTAAAGTTGAGGCCGAGAGCAGCGATGCTGTTTTAGAGGACATCTGCAAGACGGTACTGTCGGCGATCGTGGAAGTGGCAG GAATTCCCCACACCGGATTGAAGAAAGAAGCTCTGAACATAATGTTGATTTTGATCAATAAACTAAAGGCGAAAGATTCATCATCGCAGGCTGGTTCCGAGCTAGCGATGGTTCGACATACTTTCGAGCAGATCTCGACCTTGCTCCAGAAGGATGCAGCGCCAGAAATCAAGTGTCGACTGAAGGATATTGAAGATAAATTGAAGTAA